In the genome of Phocoena sinus isolate mPhoSin1 chromosome 15, mPhoSin1.pri, whole genome shotgun sequence, the window CAAAACTCACTGTATCCAGGCAGTAAGAAcaccaggaagagaagaaaaacactctTTTGCAAAGGGAAAGTGTAATGGCTAAAATCCTGAAGCAAAGTGCTCAGGGTTTGATGCCACTCTTCCCCCCAGGCTAGCCCTGGCCCCCTTACCGTCTCTTCTGGAATTGCTGGTCTATCTCTGTCAACGACTGGCCTTTTGTTTCAGGGACAAATAAATAGATGAAGCCCAGGCCGAAGACAGCAGTCAGCCCGTAGAGCAGGAAGGTCCAGGACAAGCCAATGGCACCTGGGAAAAACGGGGTGGGCGTGTGGGCAGGGCACAGCCTGGGCCAACTCCTCGAACACTGAAAATCAGTTCACCCAAAGCAGATCCTCTAGATGGTAGATTTGCAGAATGACTAACACGCTGTGAGATAAAAGTATCTTAAAGCAGGAGTAGGACTGGTTGTCCCAGAGGCAGGCAAAGGGCCGGGGCCCAAATCCACCAACATCTTGGCCATACACTAACCAGAGGTGCACACTTGGCCCCCGAAAATGTGCATGGAGGGAAAATGACATCCACCTCAGCCGCACAACAGCTGCGGGGGCAGCCTTGGCAAAGCTCAGCTCCAAGAAACCATCCTCAGAAATTCCATGAACTGGTTTTTCAATGAATCGAGCATTCAGCCAATTTGGCGTGTGACTGCTTTGCGAGAGAAGGCAGAAGCCTCGGCTCCATGCAGAAGGCTGTGGAGGCAGAAGCACTAATTACGTTTCAGACACCATTCTCACCTCCAACAGCCAGGGCCACACCGCCTCCGAGCAGCCACCCTTAACCAGCTTGACCTCCACTTAATCCTTATTCCAGCAGGGAGAGTGCTGGGCTGGGAGAAGGAAGACTGGGTTCTAGTCTTCTAACTAACTGCCTGGCTAGACTTGGGAAGGACGTATTTCCCAGTCTGTGAGATGGGAATGATAGGGATATGATACAGTTCTAAtaagccctccctccctccctcctcccctctctccctccctccctccctcctcccctctctccctccctccctccctcctcccctctctccctccctccctccctcttcccctctctccctccctccctccctcctcccctctctccctccctccctccctcttcccctctctccgtccctccctccctcctcccctctctccctccctccctccctcctcccctctctccctccctccctccctcctcctctctctccctccctccctccctctttccctcccttccttccttccctccttcctctctctttctcactcattCGTCCCACATAAAGGGGATGCTTGAAGACTGAGGCGCCAGGGAGAAGCTTGGATTCCCAGAGACTGTGTATGGGAGACAGGCATGGTGGGTGGGTTCTTCTACCAGTATTTCTCACAGTCCCCCAGGGCTCCTCCTTTGAAGAGGAAACACTTGGGTGCAGGAAATGGGAAAATAACTAAACCCTAAGAACTGTGCCTGGGGGCCCTGCAGGGAAGGAGCCCCGCCCACTTTGGCCTCGATGACCACTGGCCTTGGGTCAAGAGCGTCCTCAGCGTCTCAGAGACCCTTCCCTGGCGTTCTGGGGTTTTCTGTGACTTATACCTGGACGATATGGAGGCCCAGGCTCTGTCTGGAGGCAGTTGTTTCTGGATCTTAAAGGAACCGGGCCAAGGGATTAGGTCAGAGGACTCACCAATGAGGTCAAGGAAGGAGAGGCTGATGAAGAGGTTGGCAGCCCAGTTGAAGCTGTTGCAGAAGGCAAAGGCTCGCCCTCGGATCTCCACGGGGTAAACCTCGCTGAGGACAAGCCAGGTCACTAGGACAGGAGAGCAGGGAGGACTCTTAGGCTGCAGCTGGGTTTGCCCAGAAAACTGAGGGGTTTCCCGGGACATCAGACTTTCAgtgtcctgggcaaactgggatggttggtcaccctattCATTAAACTCCTTTCCAGCTAAAACCCTTCTGAGTGAGCTATCCAGGGGCACATTCTGGTTTTATGAGGCCTGAAGCTTAGGGGcctttataagaaagaaaatattacaaacatAAATTAGGCCTCTGCCCTCGGAAGAAGTACCTTCAGAGAAGCAAGGAGCCCTGAAATCTGAGTTCATTGTTCTCATGGTGAAGCCACCTCTAGTCCCTCTGAGACCCTGATGGATTCGGTCCCCAGCCTTCCCACTAGGAGAGGTGGAAGGCTCCAGAGTTACCTGCGAGAGAACTCCCACTTACCTGGTCCAAAGCTAAAGGAGAAGGCGCTCACAAACAGCATCATGCAGACCAGTGCGGTCCAGTGCAGCAGGGCATGCTCAGGGGCAGGAGAAGGGGGTGCAGCAGGCACGATGCTTAAGGCTGGCAGAGGAAGGGCAGTGGGGTCCCCAGCTCCCGGATGAGGCTTGGTTTTCTCAGAGGTTGACAAGACTGGCCGCCCTGGGCTCTGGTCGGTCATTGgctgcagaggcggggccaagcCACTGGGCAGGCCAGAGTCAACAGGGAAGCCTGACAGCCGAGTGGCATTGGGCACGGCCAGGCAACTTGGGCCCGAGTCCATGGGCACAGCAAAGCTGACAAGGCCTATGCCACTGACCGACAGGGCCATGAGGGCACAGCCAGCGATTAACAGGGCCCTGCGGCCCACTCGGTCCACCAGCCCCATGGCGGTCAGGGTGGCTGCCACCTTCACGGCGCCAAGCCCCACGGAGGCCAGCACAGCCGAGGAGGCCCCACGGAAGCCGACTGAATGGAAGATGGTGGAGGCGTAGCACAGCACGTTGGGCTGCCCTGTTAGCTGCTGGAAAAgcaccagccccagccccaccatGGTCCGGCCTCTCATGTTATCCCTGGTCCTGAAGAGGTCCAGGAAGGAGTATCTTggcctccccaggcccagctTCGTGGCCTCGCCTCCCTGGAGGGGGATGAGGTCCCTGTGGGCTGCAGCATCAACTGTAccaggggggaggaggaggaggctgagggACTGCAGGAGAGCAGGCGCAGTGGCCCAGCCAAACATATGCCTCCAGC includes:
- the SLC2A10 gene encoding solute carrier family 2, facilitated glucose transporter member 10 isoform X1; the protein is MVMKRKDKASQGTNVRSLKTPLCCQPQEHCLVCCRCQINFGMIGWMHERVGRPSLFLALCASVSLLGGLTFGYELAVISGALLPLQLDFGLSCSEQELLVGSLLLGALLASLVGGFLIDRYGRKQAILGSNLVLLAGSLSLSLASSLAWLVLGRSVAGFAISLSSMACCIYVSELVGPQQRGVLVSLYEAGVTVGILLSYALNYVLAGALWGWRHMFGWATAPALLQSLSLLLLPPGTVDAAAHRDLIPLQGGEATKLGLGRPRYSFLDLFRTRDNMRGRTMVGLGLVLFQQLTGQPNVLCYASTIFHSVGFRGASSAVLASVGLGAVKVAATLTAMGLVDRVGRRALLIAGCALMALSVSGIGLVSFAVPMDSGPSCLAVPNATRLSGFPVDSGLPSGLAPPLQPMTDQSPGRPVLSTSEKTKPHPGAGDPTALPLPALSIVPAAPPSPAPEHALLHWTALVCMMLFVSAFSFSFGPVTWLVLSEVYPVEIRGRAFAFCNSFNWAANLFISLSFLDLIGAIGLSWTFLLYGLTAVFGLGFIYLFVPETKGQSLTEIDQQFQKRRFALSFGHRQSLAGIQYSRIEVSAAC
- the SLC2A10 gene encoding solute carrier family 2, facilitated glucose transporter member 10 isoform X5 gives rise to the protein MECQIFENTIVLPAPRTLPGRPSLFLALCASVSLLGGLTFGYELAVISGALLPLQLDFGLSCSEQELLVGSLLLGALLASLVGGFLIDRYGRKQAILGSNLVLLAGSLSLSLASSLAWLVLGRSVAGFAISLSSMACCIYVSELVGPQQRGVLVSLYEAGVTVGILLSYALNYVLAGALWGWRHMFGWATAPALLQSLSLLLLPPGTVDAAAHRDLIPLQGGEATKLGLGRPRYSFLDLFRTRDNMRGRTMVGLGLVLFQQLTGQPNVLCYASTIFHSVGFRGASSAVLASVGLGAVKVAATLTAMGLVDRVGRRALLIAGCALMALSVSGIGLVSFAVPMDSGPSCLAVPNATRLSGFPVDSGLPSGLAPPLQPMTDQSPGRPVLSTSEKTKPHPGAGDPTALPLPALSIVPAAPPSPAPEHALLHWTALVCMMLFVSAFSFSFGPVTWLVLSEVYPVEIRGRAFAFCNSFNWAANLFISLSFLDLIGAIGLSWTFLLYGLTAVFGLGFIYLFVPETKGQSLTEIDQQFQKRRFALSFGHRQSLAGIQYSRIEVSAAC
- the SLC2A10 gene encoding solute carrier family 2, facilitated glucose transporter member 10 isoform X4, whose amino-acid sequence is MIGWMHERVGRPSLFLALCASVSLLGGLTFGYELAVISGALLPLQLDFGLSCSEQELLVGSLLLGALLASLVGGFLIDRYGRKQAILGSNLVLLAGSLSLSLASSLAWLVLGRSVAGFAISLSSMACCIYVSELVGPQQRGVLVSLYEAGVTVGILLSYALNYVLAGALWGWRHMFGWATAPALLQSLSLLLLPPGTVDAAAHRDLIPLQGGEATKLGLGRPRYSFLDLFRTRDNMRGRTMVGLGLVLFQQLTGQPNVLCYASTIFHSVGFRGASSAVLASVGLGAVKVAATLTAMGLVDRVGRRALLIAGCALMALSVSGIGLVSFAVPMDSGPSCLAVPNATRLSGFPVDSGLPSGLAPPLQPMTDQSPGRPVLSTSEKTKPHPGAGDPTALPLPALSIVPAAPPSPAPEHALLHWTALVCMMLFVSAFSFSFGPVTWLVLSEVYPVEIRGRAFAFCNSFNWAANLFISLSFLDLIGAIGLSWTFLLYGLTAVFGLGFIYLFVPETKGQSLTEIDQQFQKRRFALSFGHRQSLAGIQYSRIEVSAAC
- the SLC2A10 gene encoding solute carrier family 2, facilitated glucose transporter member 10 isoform X3 — translated: MGRPSLFLALCASVSLLGGLTFGYELAVISGALLPLQLDFGLSCSEQELLVGSLLLGALLASLVGGFLIDRYGRKQAILGSNLVLLAGSLSLSLASSLAWLVLGRSVAGFAISLSSMACCIYVSELVGPQQRGVLVSLYEAGVTVGILLSYALNYVLAGALWGWRHMFGWATAPALLQSLSLLLLPPGTVDAAAHRDLIPLQGGEATKLGLGRPRYSFLDLFRTRDNMRGRTMVGLGLVLFQQLTGQPNVLCYASTIFHSVGFRGASSAVLASVGLGAVKVAATLTAMGLVDRVGRRALLIAGCALMALSVSGIGLVSFAVPMDSGPSCLAVPNATRLSGFPVDSGLPSGLAPPLQPMTDQSPGRPVLSTSEKTKPHPGAGDPTALPLPALSIVPAAPPSPAPEHALLHWTALVCMMLFVSAFSFSFGPVTWLVLSEVYPVEIRGRAFAFCNSFNWAANLFISLSFLDLIGAIGLSWTFLLYGLTAVFGLGFIYLFVPETKGQSLTEIDQQFQKRRFALSFGHRQSLAGIQYSRIEVSAAC
- the SLC2A10 gene encoding solute carrier family 2, facilitated glucose transporter member 10 isoform X2, encoding MVMKRKDKASQGTNVRSLKTPLCCQPQEHCLVCCRCQINFGMIGWMHERVGRPSLFLALCASVSLLGGLTFGYELAVISGALLPLQLDFGLSCSEQELLVGSLLLGALLASLVGGFLIDRYGRKQAILGSNLVLLAGSLSLSLASSLAWLVLGRSVAGFAISLSSMACCIYVSELVGPQQRGVLVSLYEAGVTVGILLSYALNYVLAGALWGWRHMFGWATAPALLQSLSLLLLPPGTVDAAAHRDLIPLQGGEATKLGLGRPRYSFLDLFRTRDNMRGRTMVGLGLVLFQQLTGQPNVLCYASTIFHSVGFRGASSAVLASVGLGAVKVAATLTAMGLVDRVGRRALLIAGCALMALSVSGIGLVSFAVPMDSGPSCLAVPNATRLSGFPVDSGLPSGLAPPLQPMTDQSPGRPVLSTSEKTKPHPGAGDPTALPLPALSIVPAAPPSPAPEHALLHWTALVCMMLFVSAFSFSFGPVTWLVLSEVYPVEIRGRAFAFCNSFNWAANLFISLSFLDLIAFCMEPRLLPSLAKQSHAKLAECSIH